The Spartobacteria bacterium DNA window TTCCCGAACCAAGCACAACAGCACTTTTCCTCGTTGGCCTCGGGCTTTTGTATTTTCGTAAGAAACGGATTCGCTAACAATCGGCTGCACCCTACAAAATAACCCGCGCGGACGCGGGTTATTTTTGAGGGTGAGCCGTGACGTTAGCTCAACCAAATGAACACCATTCAGCCCATAAACTAACTCCTGTGCGCGATATAAATACCACTCCCCAGCCATCCCCGACACACGATGATTTAACAATATACCAGCTTATTTAGCCCAATAATGATGGCTGTCATTCATTCATCGTCTCTTGACTTCAATAAGGCTTTTTGGGACTACATATACATCGTAAACAACGTAAAAACAAGTAAGCAATAACCTTAAGACATATGAAAATCTTGTTGATATCAGGCAGACGTCGTATGTCCAATAAAACTGTTGGGAGTTGACAAGCATTGTATTCTTTTGTATTCATATATCACACAAACGAATGAGGTGGTTTATGTCAAAAACAGTAACGCTAAGACTAGATGAGAGTGTATATGGCATGTTTTGCAATTGGGCGAAGCGTGACAATCGCCCCCTTTCTAACTTCATCGAAACGGCAGTACTTCGTTTCATTGAAGAACACGAGATTGTGGATGAATTTGAGATGGCAGAAATTACGGCCAACTCTGCGTTGAATAAGAGCATCAAGCTCGGACTAAAAGATGCCAAAGCCAAACGAGGTAGTTTTGTCTGAATATCGCATCTTCGAAACCGATGAGTTTACGAAGAAGCTCGGAAAGATAACACAAAGCCATAGAAAGGTTGTCGAGAGTAAACTGCACGCATATGTTTATCCTC harbors:
- a CDS encoding CopG family transcriptional regulator — protein: MSKTVTLRLDESVYGMFCNWAKRDNRPLSNFIETAVLRFIEEHEIVDEFEMAEITANSALNKSIKLGLKDAKAKRGSFV